One stretch of Riemerella columbina DNA includes these proteins:
- the rodA gene encoding rod shape-determining protein RodA, whose product MNKASGIDKIGVGLYLLICIFAILNISSVDEALGKKQLIFFIISLVVGVIIFAMRSKFFENLAGIIYILGVLLLIGLFPFGTEILGQKNWYKFGGITMQPVEFAKIGTALMLANYASHPDFNLKDRRSFITAFAIIGIPGVVVLMIPDVGSLLVFMAFVMALYREGLSGWFFGAIGILAFVFLTSLYLEINLQWSPLSTAACVLGVLALCFLFYWRRISWTPMAIITVALGFVLLGAMSFFSKSILEKFPKHQKERIEVLYKGERAFRDTSGYNLLYSKTAIGSGGLWGKGYKQGSVTQGKFVPEQETDYIFCTVGEEWGFVGSALLVIFYAIYISRIYYLSEQQKNSFNRIFGYCFASILLIHFGINIGMVMGLFPTVGIPLPYFSYGGSSLLAFSIMTAIFFKLNYADKNSLI is encoded by the coding sequence ATGAATAAAGCCAGTGGCATTGATAAAATAGGCGTGGGGCTTTATTTGCTCATTTGTATTTTCGCTATCCTTAACATCAGTAGCGTAGATGAAGCTTTGGGCAAAAAACAACTGATTTTCTTCATCATCTCTTTGGTGGTGGGGGTGATCATCTTCGCGATGCGTTCTAAATTTTTTGAAAACTTAGCAGGCATCATTTATATTTTGGGAGTGCTCCTTCTCATTGGGCTTTTTCCTTTCGGGACAGAGATTTTAGGGCAAAAAAACTGGTATAAATTCGGGGGAATCACGATGCAACCCGTGGAATTTGCCAAAATCGGAACCGCACTGATGCTCGCCAACTATGCCTCTCATCCAGATTTTAATTTAAAAGATCGGCGGTCTTTCATCACCGCTTTTGCCATTATCGGCATTCCTGGTGTGGTGGTGCTGATGATTCCTGATGTGGGCTCGTTATTGGTATTTATGGCGTTTGTGATGGCACTCTACCGCGAGGGGCTCTCGGGTTGGTTCTTTGGCGCTATTGGCATTTTGGCGTTTGTATTCCTCACCTCGTTGTATTTAGAAATCAATTTGCAATGGTCACCGCTATCTACGGCAGCCTGCGTTTTGGGCGTTTTAGCGCTATGTTTTCTTTTCTATTGGCGAAGAATTTCGTGGACGCCTATGGCTATAATTACAGTGGCTTTGGGTTTTGTACTCTTAGGCGCGATGTCTTTTTTCTCAAAATCTATTTTAGAAAAATTCCCTAAACATCAGAAAGAACGGATAGAAGTGCTCTACAAAGGCGAACGCGCGTTTAGGGATACCTCGGGGTATAATTTGCTCTACTCTAAAACCGCCATTGGCTCGGGTGGGCTTTGGGGCAAAGGCTACAAGCAAGGGTCTGTTACGCAAGGGAAATTTGTGCCCGAGCAAGAAACCGACTACATCTTCTGCACTGTGGGCGAAGAATGGGGCTTTGTGGGGAGCGCTCTTTTGGTTATTTTCTATGCTATCTATATCAGCCGTATTTATTACCTCTCCGAGCAACAGAAAAACAGTTTCAACCGTATTTTTGGCTATTGCTTTGCCTCTATCTTGCTGATTCACTTCGGTATCAATATCGGAATGGTCATGGGCTTGTTCCCAACGGTGGGCATTCCGCTGCCTTATTTCAGTTATGGTGGAAGCTCTCTCCTCGCCTTCTCCATTATGACGGCTATTTTCTTCAAACTCAACTACGCCGATAAGAACAGCTTGATATAG
- a CDS encoding DUF2809 domain-containing protein gives MKFKFNFKYALIALSVFIAEVLIATVFKHWFILRAYGGDVLVVILLYASVKAFFEVKDNTALVIGILLFSFLIEGLQYFHIAEILGFSPGSLGAIVLGNSFSWADLLCYTLGCGILFLLPYLSRTKENK, from the coding sequence ATGAAATTCAAGTTTAATTTTAAATATGCCCTCATAGCGCTGAGTGTTTTCATTGCGGAGGTTTTAATAGCGACCGTGTTTAAGCATTGGTTCATTCTAAGGGCCTATGGCGGCGATGTTTTAGTGGTGATATTGCTCTACGCCAGTGTTAAGGCTTTTTTTGAAGTCAAAGATAACACCGCATTGGTAATCGGCATTTTGCTATTTTCATTTTTAATAGAAGGCTTGCAATACTTCCATATTGCAGAGATCCTGGGCTTTTCTCCAGGCAGTTTAGGCGCTATCGTTTTAGGAAATTCTTTCTCTTGGGCAGATTTATTGTGCTATACGCTGGGCTGTGGTATTTTGTTTCTATTACCTTATTTATCACGAACAAAAGAAAACAAGTAG
- the mutS gene encoding DNA mismatch repair protein MutS, with product MAKAKKETPLMQQYNSIKAKYADAILLFRVGDFYETFGTDAIKTAQILGIVLTKRNNGGDGQTIELAGFPHHSLDSYLPKLVRAGLRVAICDQLEDPKMVKGIVKRGVTELVTPGVTFNDQVLNSKKNNFLLSLHKKKEKYGIALVDISTGEFLVAEGNLEKLYHIINTFEPSEIIYQRMQELPSKLKTKNAFKMEDWAFQYHFAYEKLTQHFKTNSLKGFGVEQLPLAITAAGAIFAYLVEDTHHNLLNHITKIQAIPQEDYLMMDQFTLRNLEVVFPSHPEGKSLLDIIDQTATPMGGRLLRRRLILPLKSVNEINRRLSLVEFLNQQENLRYDIISRLKGVSDLDRLMGKLAAEKITPKELGYLRQSLIYISEIKALLHQHPEALAWLNPLNDLTELIQDLQQSLNEELPVSLAKGNVIKQGISEELDRLRNLQSSGKDYLDEMCQREIERTGIGSLKINFNNVFGYYIEVRNTHKDKVPAEWIRKQTLVNAERYITEELKTYEEQILGAEERIAILEQTLYRETCQRTLVYIDQIQENAQLIAQLDVAAGLSELAIAQSYTKPLLNEGFGIDLKEARHPIIENALPLGEKYIPNDIFLDRESQQIIMVTGPNMAGKSAILRQTAVVCLLAQIGSFVPAKHAEIGVLDKIFTRVGATDNLSAGESTFMVEMNEAANILNNISERSFILLDEIGRGTSTYDGVSIAWAIAEYLHQHPTQPKTLFATHYHELNEMAVTFERIKNFHISIKEHKNNIIFLRKLVPGGSEHSFGIHVAKLAGMPAKVVNRANEILKTLENSRSQNEGTEAIKRVTEESLQLSFFQLDDPVLESIRDELTKIDINTLTPIEAMMKLNAIKAMIGQ from the coding sequence ATGGCAAAGGCAAAGAAAGAAACCCCACTAATGCAGCAATACAACAGTATAAAAGCCAAATATGCAGATGCGATATTGCTATTTAGAGTGGGCGATTTTTACGAAACCTTTGGCACCGATGCCATTAAAACCGCACAAATTCTCGGCATCGTCCTCACCAAACGAAACAACGGCGGCGATGGGCAAACCATAGAGTTGGCGGGATTTCCGCACCATTCATTAGATTCTTACCTCCCTAAATTAGTTAGGGCAGGGCTTCGCGTTGCCATTTGCGACCAGTTGGAAGATCCCAAAATGGTGAAGGGCATCGTGAAGAGAGGCGTTACAGAGCTCGTTACCCCTGGGGTGACCTTTAACGACCAAGTTCTGAACTCCAAGAAAAACAATTTCCTCTTGTCGCTACATAAGAAAAAAGAAAAATATGGTATTGCGTTGGTAGACATTTCCACAGGCGAGTTTCTGGTGGCAGAGGGCAATTTGGAGAAGTTGTATCACATCATTAACACCTTTGAGCCGAGTGAAATCATCTACCAAAGAATGCAGGAATTGCCATCAAAACTCAAAACCAAAAATGCCTTTAAGATGGAGGATTGGGCATTCCAATACCATTTTGCCTATGAGAAACTAACGCAGCACTTTAAAACCAACTCTCTAAAAGGCTTTGGCGTAGAGCAACTGCCATTGGCTATCACGGCGGCAGGTGCTATTTTCGCCTATTTGGTGGAAGATACCCACCACAATTTACTCAATCATATTACCAAAATACAAGCGATTCCTCAGGAGGATTATCTGATGATGGATCAGTTCACTTTGAGGAATTTAGAAGTGGTATTTCCCTCTCACCCTGAGGGCAAAAGCCTATTAGACATCATCGACCAAACGGCAACGCCTATGGGCGGCAGGTTGTTAAGGCGGCGGTTGATATTACCACTGAAATCCGTGAACGAAATTAACCGTCGGCTCTCTTTGGTAGAGTTTCTCAATCAGCAAGAAAACCTCCGCTACGACATTATTTCGCGCCTAAAAGGCGTCTCAGATTTAGACCGATTGATGGGCAAGTTGGCAGCAGAAAAAATAACACCGAAAGAATTAGGTTATCTAAGGCAGAGTTTAATTTACATTTCGGAGATTAAAGCACTACTCCACCAGCACCCCGAAGCTTTGGCGTGGCTCAATCCACTGAATGATTTAACCGAACTCATCCAAGACCTTCAACAGAGCCTCAATGAAGAACTGCCTGTGAGTTTAGCCAAAGGTAATGTCATCAAACAAGGCATTTCTGAAGAGTTAGACCGCCTGCGCAACCTCCAAAGTTCGGGCAAGGATTATTTAGATGAAATGTGCCAGCGCGAAATAGAACGCACGGGGATTGGCAGCCTTAAAATCAATTTTAATAATGTTTTTGGCTATTATATAGAGGTGCGAAACACGCATAAAGACAAGGTGCCTGCAGAGTGGATAAGAAAACAAACTTTGGTCAATGCCGAGCGCTACATCACGGAGGAGCTTAAAACTTACGAAGAGCAGATTTTAGGCGCCGAAGAGCGGATTGCTATTTTGGAGCAAACCCTCTACCGAGAAACTTGCCAGCGCACCTTGGTATATATTGACCAAATTCAGGAAAATGCCCAGCTGATTGCCCAGTTAGATGTGGCGGCAGGCCTGTCAGAATTGGCGATTGCTCAAAGTTACACCAAGCCTTTGCTTAATGAAGGTTTTGGCATAGATTTGAAAGAAGCCCGCCATCCGATCATAGAAAATGCCCTACCATTGGGAGAAAAATATATTCCCAATGATATTTTTTTAGACCGAGAGAGCCAGCAAATCATTATGGTAACGGGTCCCAATATGGCGGGTAAATCAGCGATATTAAGACAAACAGCGGTGGTTTGTTTATTGGCGCAGATTGGGAGTTTTGTCCCAGCCAAGCACGCAGAAATAGGCGTTTTAGACAAAATTTTTACCCGTGTGGGCGCTACTGATAACCTTTCCGCAGGAGAGTCTACTTTTATGGTGGAGATGAACGAAGCCGCCAATATTCTGAATAATATTTCGGAGCGAAGCTTTATTTTGTTAGATGAAATTGGGCGAGGCACTTCTACTTATGATGGTGTTTCCATCGCTTGGGCTATTGCGGAATACCTGCACCAGCACCCTACACAGCCCAAAACTTTGTTTGCGACCCACTACCACGAGCTCAACGAGATGGCGGTCACTTTTGAGCGTATTAAAAACTTCCATATCTCCATTAAAGAGCATAAAAATAACATCATTTTCCTTCGGAAATTGGTGCCTGGTGGCAGTGAGCACAGCTTTGGGATCCATGTGGCAAAACTCGCAGGGATGCCGGCTAAGGTGGTCAATAGAGCCAACGAAATTTTAAAAACTTTAGAAAATAGCCGAAGCCAAAATGAAGGGACTGAAGCCATCAAACGCGTTACTGAAGAGAGCCTTCAACTGTCGTTCTTCCAGTTAGATGATCCTGTGCTGGAGAGCATTAGAGATGAGTTGACCAAGATAGACATCAACACTCTAACGCCCATAGAAGCGATGATGAAACTCAACGCGATTAAAGCGATGATAGGGCAATAA
- a CDS encoding exopolysaccharide transport family protein, whose translation MIPEKTNTAKNKENPAKEQDRVGSFDFFDIGFFIKKLLRNWYWFVILGILGSIISIIYKRYYVQYIYKSDISLSISSNTANYLAPTQQSINFIWGQSGNQQGQYLRKLILSRTHNEYLAHKLQLYIDYSSEGKLKSTFIDREDSPFFIEIDKTHLQATNQPIKFIPKKENTYEVIFPQGLSNKLYNYKTESFYLIQENGNLNNKEIKLGEWYESPYYKFRLVKNPQKPALDYDNVIVNLKTIDQTVRENVRELEVGFDKDLPTIMLISKRDYNLNSTVNFLNNSIKELIEKRKEDQGMVDRNTIAFIKRNLDSAKVKLDSSSASLNDVKVKENIVEVDGDVSNILEKIKDLEKQKADLLTKISALNNIRTSMNKDLESMININAAGVEDGNFMASVSELKLLLQKREEMKTIYTPQSEPMKEINRLIREARGKSSGTLGNYYNVYADEINKINQELSKYDSNLKTFPIKQQKLIDAQRGYTINETTYNTLLAEQAKAEMRLAVSQSDITVIDWAKNLGQGPIGPNTSMFGVALTSTLLAIPLLILLIGTLLDNKVRNIKELMSATKIPLLGVVGKNTNDNNLTVIEQPKSSVSEAFRGIRANLSFLYNDAQKDKGKVILVTSSISGEGKTYSSINLASVLALSGRKTILLGMDLRKPKIFGDFKINNQYGISNFLTGEIPMSQIINKTKIPTLDVATSGPIPPNPSELLMSDRNIQFIEQLREDYDFIIIDSPPVGLVADSFELMKYTDANIYVVRHEYTEKYMLKMVIDKYHNHEIEHLGLLYNDYTQDKGYGYGYGYGYGYGYGYGYGYGYFDEDKNYQEPLLIRLRNKLRKIFNKD comes from the coding sequence ATGATTCCAGAAAAAACGAACACAGCTAAAAATAAAGAAAATCCAGCAAAAGAGCAGGATAGAGTAGGTTCATTTGACTTTTTTGATATTGGCTTTTTTATCAAAAAATTGCTGAGAAATTGGTATTGGTTTGTTATATTAGGGATTTTAGGCTCTATTATTTCAATAATTTACAAGAGATATTATGTACAATATATCTATAAATCAGATATTTCTTTAAGTATATCTAGTAATACCGCGAATTATCTGGCGCCTACCCAGCAATCTATTAACTTTATTTGGGGGCAAAGTGGCAATCAGCAAGGGCAATATCTAAGAAAACTTATTTTATCGAGAACCCATAACGAATATTTAGCGCATAAACTCCAGCTCTATATTGATTATTCCTCGGAGGGAAAACTTAAAAGCACTTTTATAGATAGAGAAGACTCTCCATTTTTCATAGAAATAGATAAAACCCACCTACAGGCTACTAACCAACCGATTAAATTTATCCCTAAAAAAGAAAATACCTATGAGGTGATCTTCCCTCAAGGATTGTCTAATAAACTCTATAATTATAAAACAGAGAGCTTTTATCTAATCCAAGAGAATGGGAATCTTAATAATAAGGAGATTAAACTCGGTGAATGGTATGAATCTCCTTATTATAAATTCAGATTAGTTAAAAATCCACAAAAGCCAGCGTTAGATTATGATAATGTTATCGTTAATCTAAAGACCATAGACCAGACGGTTAGAGAAAATGTCAGAGAGTTAGAGGTTGGTTTCGATAAAGATCTACCCACCATTATGCTCATTTCTAAAAGAGATTACAACCTTAATTCCACGGTTAACTTCCTGAACAACAGTATAAAGGAACTTATAGAAAAGCGCAAAGAAGACCAAGGAATGGTAGACCGAAACACCATTGCCTTTATCAAAAGAAATTTGGACAGTGCTAAGGTTAAGTTAGACTCTTCTTCTGCCAGCCTTAATGATGTTAAGGTGAAGGAAAACATCGTGGAAGTGGATGGCGATGTGAGCAACATCCTTGAAAAAATTAAAGATTTAGAAAAACAAAAAGCCGACTTACTCACCAAAATATCAGCCTTGAACAACATCAGAACCTCTATGAATAAAGACTTAGAGAGTATGATTAACATCAATGCAGCAGGGGTAGAAGATGGCAATTTTATGGCTTCCGTATCGGAGCTTAAGCTTCTCTTGCAAAAAAGGGAAGAGATGAAAACCATCTACACGCCACAATCTGAACCGATGAAGGAAATCAACAGGTTGATTAGAGAGGCGCGTGGTAAATCTTCGGGGACTTTGGGCAATTATTACAATGTCTACGCAGATGAAATCAACAAAATCAACCAAGAGCTGAGCAAGTACGATTCAAACCTAAAAACTTTCCCAATCAAACAACAAAAACTCATTGATGCTCAGCGGGGTTATACCATCAATGAAACCACTTATAACACGCTATTGGCAGAGCAAGCCAAAGCGGAGATGAGGTTGGCGGTTAGTCAGTCGGATATCACCGTGATAGACTGGGCGAAAAACTTAGGGCAGGGGCCTATTGGTCCTAATACCTCTATGTTTGGCGTAGCGCTTACCAGTACTTTGCTCGCCATTCCGCTCTTGATTTTGCTCATTGGGACACTTTTAGACAATAAAGTTAGAAATATCAAAGAGCTGATGTCTGCCACTAAAATTCCATTATTGGGCGTAGTAGGCAAAAACACCAATGATAATAACCTTACAGTAATAGAACAACCTAAATCCTCAGTTTCAGAAGCGTTTAGAGGGATTAGAGCTAACCTAAGCTTCTTATATAATGATGCCCAAAAAGACAAAGGCAAGGTGATATTGGTGACCTCTTCCATCAGTGGTGAGGGGAAAACTTACTCCTCTATTAACTTGGCTTCGGTGCTGGCGCTGAGTGGCAGAAAGACCATTTTATTAGGAATGGACCTTAGAAAACCTAAGATTTTCGGCGACTTTAAAATCAATAACCAATATGGTATTTCCAATTTCTTAACAGGCGAAATCCCAATGTCGCAAATCATCAACAAAACGAAAATCCCAACTTTAGATGTGGCGACTTCTGGACCTATCCCACCGAACCCATCGGAATTGTTGATGAGCGATAGAAACATCCAGTTCATTGAGCAACTTAGAGAAGACTATGATTTCATTATTATTGACTCACCGCCAGTGGGCTTGGTTGCAGACTCTTTCGAGTTGATGAAATACACCGATGCCAATATCTATGTGGTGCGTCATGAGTACACAGAAAAATATATGCTCAAAATGGTGATCGACAAGTACCACAACCACGAGATAGAGCACTTAGGGCTTCTGTATAATGATTATACGCAAGACAAAGGCTATGGATACGGCTACGGTTACGGATACGGCTATGGCTACGGTTATGGTTACGGATACGGCTATTTTGATGAAGACAAAAACTACCAAGAGCCATTGCTCATCAGGCTTAGAAACAAGCTTAGAAAAATCTTCAATAAAGATTAA
- a CDS encoding polysaccharide biosynthesis/export family protein produces MKNLKLYLTIILLSLISTSCLTTKDVRYLQTNEHLELNEDGLIPYSDQVYYVTKSDMFKLNIVTTPKGDAAQFYSVFNTSGGNNGGSTSGSNTATSGVGNNNASTSGVKIVGGNAQIYFNGLRINSKGNIDIFGIGEIRAEGRRIEDIEADIQERVNENFLEGKSQVRLNLDGITYYILTDVESGSDLTGEKKSYTTMLSITEALAQNGGLNRTIDKKNIVLQRKYPEGIKRVKLDLTRDDIMNSPYFWLQNGDMIYLNTRSKSLYGFGKEPLQTLTTGVSLITTALSIYLLITKF; encoded by the coding sequence ATGAAAAATTTGAAATTATATCTAACCATCATTCTCTTATCTTTAATAAGTACCTCGTGCTTAACCACTAAAGATGTACGCTATCTACAAACAAATGAGCATTTAGAGCTTAATGAGGATGGGCTTATCCCATACAGTGATCAGGTTTACTATGTTACTAAAAGTGATATGTTTAAACTCAATATTGTTACCACGCCTAAAGGAGATGCAGCACAGTTTTACTCTGTATTTAATACTTCTGGAGGTAATAATGGGGGGAGCACTTCGGGCAGTAATACAGCGACAAGTGGAGTGGGTAATAATAACGCTTCAACATCTGGTGTTAAAATCGTAGGTGGTAATGCTCAAATTTACTTTAATGGGCTAAGAATCAACTCCAAAGGGAATATAGATATTTTTGGTATTGGAGAAATTAGGGCAGAGGGCAGACGCATAGAAGATATAGAAGCCGACATCCAAGAGCGTGTCAATGAGAACTTTTTAGAAGGAAAATCTCAAGTGAGGTTAAATTTAGATGGTATTACTTATTATATATTAACTGATGTGGAAAGCGGTAGTGATTTAACAGGAGAGAAAAAATCCTATACCACAATGCTCAGTATCACCGAAGCTTTGGCTCAAAACGGAGGTTTAAATAGAACCATTGACAAAAAAAATATTGTTTTACAAAGGAAATATCCAGAGGGCATCAAGCGGGTTAAATTAGACTTGACCCGAGATGATATTATGAACTCGCCTTATTTTTGGCTTCAAAATGGGGATATGATTTATCTCAACACCCGCTCTAAAAGCTTATATGGCTTTGGCAAAGAACCTCTACAAACGCTCACCACAGGAGTTTCTTTAATCACCACGGCGCTCTCTATTTATTTGTTAATCACAAAGTTCTAA
- a CDS encoding glycosyltransferase family 4 protein: MEYIDFLDNYLGIPFFYIKLLAAFLLSLGLSFYTIPVILKISKRKNLMDEPGIRSSHIHKIPNLGGIALFYALAICTPMFSYELFDRYRFLFPALVILLYIGVMDDIVVMRAYKKLFAQVLVAIIMVIGSDVRIRSLFGLFGIYELNYILSVVFSVVTFIIIVNAFNLIDGIDGLSGSYAIICNLIFGVSYLRLGPYNYPMVILCFIIIGALLGFLYYNLSKRRSKKIFMGDTGSMIIGFLLAFTAIYFIDLFIETDRKDMTMPLYHLQTAPIIAFAILILPMVDTLNVITIRLLNKKSPMEADRNHIHHKVLDLGLTHKRATFYIIIYYLAIVGVTYLLRHLNLNLLFAIVLAMGFLGVYLTFLLNRIKQKK, encoded by the coding sequence ATGGAGTATATAGATTTTTTGGATAATTATTTAGGGATTCCTTTTTTTTACATCAAGTTGCTGGCGGCATTTTTGTTGTCATTAGGGCTGTCGTTCTATACGATTCCTGTGATTTTAAAAATTTCTAAAAGAAAAAACTTGATGGATGAGCCAGGAATTAGAAGTTCTCATATCCATAAAATACCGAATCTAGGTGGTATCGCGTTGTTTTATGCCCTTGCGATCTGCACGCCTATGTTTTCTTATGAGTTATTTGATCGCTACCGATTTTTATTTCCTGCCTTAGTGATTTTACTCTATATAGGAGTGATGGATGATATTGTAGTGATGCGGGCGTATAAAAAACTTTTTGCTCAAGTTTTGGTAGCAATAATTATGGTCATCGGCTCAGATGTAAGGATTAGAAGCCTGTTTGGGCTTTTCGGTATTTATGAACTAAATTATATTCTGAGTGTTGTTTTTAGCGTAGTCACTTTTATTATTATCGTAAATGCCTTTAACCTTATTGATGGTATTGATGGGCTTTCTGGCTCCTATGCTATTATTTGTAATTTGATATTTGGGGTGAGTTATCTAAGGTTAGGGCCGTATAATTATCCGATGGTGATTTTATGTTTTATCATCATAGGTGCTTTGCTGGGTTTTTTATACTATAATTTATCCAAACGGCGGAGCAAAAAGATTTTTATGGGAGATACAGGCTCTATGATTATCGGGTTCTTATTGGCATTTACTGCCATCTATTTCATTGATCTTTTTATTGAGACGGATAGAAAAGATATGACGATGCCCTTGTACCACCTCCAAACGGCGCCTATTATTGCCTTTGCGATTCTCATTCTGCCAATGGTGGATACCCTTAATGTGATTACCATTAGGTTACTCAATAAAAAATCGCCAATGGAGGCGGATAGAAACCATATCCACCATAAAGTTTTAGATTTAGGACTGACCCACAAACGAGCCACTTTTTATATTATTATCTATTATTTAGCTATTGTTGGCGTGACTTATTTATTAAGGCATTTAAATCTTAATCTACTATTTGCAATAGTTTTAGCTATGGGCTTTTTAGGTGTTTATTTGACATTTTTACTCAATAGGATTAAACAAAAAAAATAA
- a CDS encoding EpsG family protein, translating to MEVNHYKNYKSVWWVVIVMVLLMGLREWVGADYGPYVKMYEYFGINTPYSTLFNKAAFGSENLDVEWLYVLIGKVCFDLGLPFFIFTLIIAIFSIIPKYFTFENAVVYPSLSILLYLFPSYFSADGGHMRQAVSMAILIFSFYFIKKRKLPMFLLMIYLAMGFHKSAAIFVFAYWLAIIPMNRTRIILVLVISILLSPFQIYQYFSIFDTLAPAEVYEGFSAYQTIEADTGKIGLTDLISLMYAYFLLTYDKEACAKIPYYEYMRNIGLVGICLYFIFRGSPIFSSRLAMNYMIYMVMVLPNIVASVVNLRHKKYLHMVLICYVIFYYFVYASMQAGRAGYTTERYMNYLW from the coding sequence ATGGAAGTTAATCATTATAAGAATTATAAATCGGTATGGTGGGTAGTCATAGTGATGGTTCTTTTGATGGGATTAAGAGAATGGGTAGGTGCAGATTATGGACCATATGTAAAAATGTATGAATATTTTGGAATTAATACGCCCTATTCTACTTTATTTAACAAAGCGGCTTTTGGTAGTGAGAATTTGGATGTAGAGTGGCTTTATGTTTTAATAGGTAAAGTTTGTTTTGATTTAGGACTTCCGTTTTTCATATTCACATTGATTATTGCAATATTTTCAATAATTCCTAAATATTTCACTTTTGAAAATGCGGTGGTTTATCCTTCTTTAAGTATACTACTTTATCTATTTCCTTCATATTTTTCTGCAGATGGTGGGCATATGAGGCAGGCGGTCTCTATGGCGATTCTCATATTTTCTTTTTATTTTATCAAAAAAAGGAAATTGCCTATGTTTCTTCTGATGATTTATTTAGCTATGGGTTTTCATAAATCTGCTGCTATTTTTGTATTCGCTTATTGGTTGGCTATTATACCGATGAATAGAACGAGAATAATTCTGGTTTTAGTTATTAGTATTTTGTTATCGCCATTCCAGATTTATCAGTATTTTTCTATTTTTGATACTTTGGCACCAGCTGAAGTTTATGAAGGATTTTCGGCATATCAGACTATTGAAGCGGATACAGGTAAAATAGGCTTAACGGATTTAATTAGTTTGATGTATGCCTATTTTCTTCTTACATATGATAAAGAGGCTTGTGCTAAAATACCTTATTATGAATATATGCGAAATATAGGATTGGTTGGTATCTGTTTGTATTTTATCTTTAGAGGAAGCCCAATTTTTTCATCAAGATTAGCGATGAACTATATGATTTACATGGTAATGGTTTTACCGAATATTGTGGCTTCGGTAGTTAATTTGAGGCATAAAAAATATTTGCATATGGTGTTAATATGCTATGTTATATTCTATTATTTTGTGTATGCTAGTATGCAAGCGGGTAGAGCAGGATACACAACAGAACGATATATGAATTATCTTTGGTAA
- a CDS encoding glycosyltransferase family 2 protein translates to MKKVSVIVPVYNVENYLPKCLDALVAQTLEAIEILVINDGSQDRSQQIMEDYQARYPEKIKIFAKPNGGLSDARNYGLDHANGEFIGFVDSDDYVLPTMFEEMYTLAKRHTAEMVVCNIQKVNEHGEVTQKLTQLPHLPEKIELKAHFSVFSDLSYFACNKLFHRDLFKNHRFKKGIHFEDIELVPQLLLQCKTIARTPVYHYQYLERSDSITKSHTERGLDILNAVKSVELAFEQSDYHNFKKELKGFQILEGVYTYLAYLAFVKDERVYKKMASKLKEFIKEREISVKEILQYRRFDENYLLSLPFKKQAYYLLYFSGLEGVRRKLM, encoded by the coding sequence ATGAAAAAAGTATCCGTTATCGTTCCTGTTTACAATGTGGAAAATTATCTACCAAAGTGCTTAGATGCCTTGGTAGCACAGACTTTGGAGGCGATAGAAATTTTGGTAATCAATGATGGCAGTCAGGATCGTTCTCAACAAATTATGGAGGATTACCAAGCCCGTTATCCTGAAAAAATTAAAATTTTCGCCAAGCCCAATGGTGGTTTGAGCGATGCCCGAAATTATGGTTTAGACCACGCCAATGGCGAGTTTATCGGTTTTGTGGATAGTGATGATTATGTGCTGCCCACGATGTTTGAGGAAATGTACACGCTGGCAAAGCGCCACACGGCAGAGATGGTGGTGTGTAATATCCAAAAAGTGAATGAGCATGGAGAGGTAACCCAAAAGCTCACGCAGCTGCCTCATTTGCCTGAAAAAATAGAGCTGAAAGCGCATTTTTCTGTTTTCTCGGATTTGAGTTATTTTGCGTGTAACAAATTGTTTCATAGGGATTTGTTTAAAAATCATCGTTTTAAAAAAGGAATTCATTTTGAAGATATAGAGCTGGTGCCGCAGCTGTTGTTGCAGTGTAAAACCATTGCCCGAACGCCTGTTTATCATTATCAATATTTGGAGCGTTCGGACTCTATTACGAAGAGCCACACCGAGCGAGGTTTGGATATTCTAAATGCGGTAAAATCTGTGGAGTTGGCTTTTGAACAATCTGATTATCATAACTTTAAAAAAGAATTAAAAGGTTTTCAGATTTTGGAGGGCGTTTATACTTATTTGGCGTATTTGGCATTTGTGAAAGATGAGCGTGTTTATAAAAAAATGGCATCAAAGTTAAAGGAATTCATTAAAGAAAGAGAAATTTCCGTTAAAGAAATTTTGCAGTATCGGCGTTTTGATGAAAATTATCTCTTATCTTTGCCATTTAAAAAGCAAGCGTACTATCTTCTATATTTTTCAGGATTAGAAGGCGTGCGCAGAAAACTTATGTAA